GATCCCTTGCCCTGGTGAGTCTCCCGCTCGACGACGAGCACGTCGGTGCATCCCGCTTCCGTCAGGTGGTAAGCGATGCTCGAGCCGACGATTCCGCCACCCACAATGACGACTTCGGCCGAGGTCATCAGGCGAATCGCACCTTAACGTCGGGCTTCTTCTCCAGATGAATGCTCTCGATGAAGCGCACCTTCCCGGTGTTCAGCGTCATGATCACTGACGACGTGCGGGTGCCCTCACCGAAGAAACGCACGCCGCGCATGAGCGCGCCTTCGGTCACACCAGTCGCTGCAAAGATGATCTGCTTGCCCGGCGCCAGGTCTTCGGCGCGATAAATCTTTTTCTTGTCTTTGATGCCCATGCGGGCGATGCGCTCCTCCAGCTCCGGCTTGTCGACAACCAGGCGTCCCAGCATGTAGCCGTTGAGGCAACGGATGGCAGCCGCAGTAATTACGCCCTCGGGTGCACCGCCCGATCCCATCACCGCATGGACACCCGTTCCCAGCACGGCGGCGGCAATCCCAGCCGAAAGATCGCCGTCGGAAATCAATTTGATTCGAGCCCCAGCCTGGCGGATATCGCGGATCAGCTTCTCGTGCCGCGGGCGGTCCAGCACGATGACCACCAGGTCCTCGACGTCGCGGCCCAAACCCTTGGCAATGCC
The Terriglobales bacterium DNA segment above includes these coding regions:
- a CDS encoding FAD-dependent oxidoreductase → MTSAEVVIVGGGIVGSSIAYHLTEAGCTDVLVVERETHQGKGS
- the glpX gene encoding class II fructose-bisphosphatase, producing MATQVRPETNLKKAKTYGENIESDLALEFLRVVEKAAIASARTMGQGERKLADQVATEAMRHTMDSVPMRGTIVIGEGERDEAPILYIGERVGAEFPDGSHVPEVDIAVDPLEGTNLCATGAPGAITVLAASERGGLLNAPDCYMEKIVVGPSCKGMVEMDAPVADNLKGIAKGLGRDVEDLVVIVLDRPRHEKLIRDIRQAGARIKLISDGDLSAGIAAAVLGTGVHAVMGSGGAPEGVITAAAIRCLNGYMLGRLVVDKPELEERIARMGIKDKKKIYRAEDLAPGKQIIFAATGVTEGALMRGVRFFGEGTRTSSVIMTLNTGKVRFIESIHLEKKPDVKVRFA